Proteins encoded within one genomic window of Chelatococcus sp. HY11:
- a CDS encoding IclR family transcriptional regulator: protein MEKAKSAAGSQSLQRGLEILEILDKSTTPLGVREIGRQLGLNATIVQRLINTLAQYSYVMQDGETRRYSIGYRAFGLGWSLIKKDRLISVVKPELDQLASQHLLNGYLGVLRGSRAVYILSTQSEGPIVIRSVPGSETYLHSTALGKVLLAGLPEEEAFRLLTQEPLVQVTPRTKTDVAELMEELKDVRSRGYAMVHSENIQGVISVGAPIRDATDTTVAALSTAFAEWSAPDFDLAQIIALVKETTRRISRSIGNHREMP from the coding sequence GTGGAGAAGGCGAAATCGGCGGCGGGAAGCCAATCGCTCCAGCGTGGACTGGAGATACTGGAAATCCTCGATAAATCGACGACGCCTCTTGGCGTCCGGGAAATCGGGAGACAGCTCGGCCTGAACGCCACCATTGTACAGCGTCTCATCAATACCCTCGCGCAATACAGCTACGTTATGCAGGATGGTGAGACGCGGCGTTACTCCATCGGGTACAGGGCCTTTGGCCTCGGCTGGAGCCTCATCAAGAAGGACCGGCTCATCTCGGTCGTCAAACCCGAACTGGACCAGCTGGCGTCGCAACATCTGCTGAACGGCTATCTCGGCGTGCTCCGCGGCTCGCGAGCGGTCTATATATTGTCGACGCAAAGCGAAGGGCCGATTGTCATCCGCAGCGTTCCGGGTTCGGAAACCTATCTCCACAGCACAGCGCTTGGAAAAGTCCTGCTTGCGGGGCTGCCCGAGGAGGAGGCCTTCCGTCTTCTGACGCAGGAACCACTGGTACAGGTGACACCCAGGACGAAAACAGATGTCGCTGAGTTGATGGAAGAATTGAAGGATGTGCGCAGCCGGGGCTATGCAATGGTCCACAGTGAGAATATCCAGGGCGTCATATCCGTCGGAGCGCCGATCCGCGATGCGACCGACACGACGGTTGCGGCGCTTAGCACCGCCTTCGCCGAGTGGTCGGCGCCGGATTTCGATCTCGCTCAGATCATCGCACTGGTGAAGGAAACCACCCGCCGGATTTCCAGATCAATAGGCAATCATCGCGAGATGCCCTAA
- a CDS encoding cyclopropane-fatty-acyl-phospholipid synthase family protein — protein sequence MSRPDTHHRLDVSDRELALLHGIAPSRWLLRRLLSRIAIGHLTVFTPDGERLCSAQGAPGPQATIILNNWRPMRRLLRDGDIGLAEAYRDGDFQTPDLTALIELGARNDATLRRLVTGTWPARLLNRLRHRLNANTRRGSRRNIAAHYDLGNDFYGHWLDASMMYSSALYDAPTETLEAAQQRRLDRIVAMLGLSGGEHVLEIGCGWGALAERLAREGCRVTAITLSPAQLEAARQRVTAAGLASRVELRLQDYRDISGQFDRIVSIEMIEAVGRAYWPSYFATLSRSLRPGGCVVLQAIAIDDALFEGYQQGTDFIQRYIFPGGCLPSVPVLKSSADAARLAWAEQLQFGDSYALTLKDWRRRFLERWTEIAPLGFDEPFRRLWEFYLCYCEAGFRARTIDVSLIALRGR from the coding sequence ATGAGCCGGCCCGACACCCATCATCGTCTTGATGTGTCAGACCGGGAGCTCGCCCTGCTGCATGGCATAGCCCCATCGCGATGGCTTCTGCGCCGGTTGCTCTCCCGCATCGCCATCGGCCATCTCACGGTCTTCACGCCGGACGGCGAGCGGCTTTGCAGCGCGCAAGGCGCGCCGGGGCCGCAGGCGACGATCATCCTGAACAACTGGCGGCCGATGCGCCGCCTCTTGCGCGATGGCGATATCGGGCTGGCCGAGGCTTATCGTGACGGTGACTTCCAGACCCCGGACCTGACCGCTTTGATAGAGCTCGGGGCGCGCAATGATGCGACACTGCGCAGGCTCGTCACCGGGACCTGGCCGGCCCGCCTGCTCAACCGGCTGCGGCACAGGCTCAACGCTAATACCCGCCGCGGCAGCCGTCGCAACATCGCGGCGCATTATGACCTCGGCAATGACTTTTACGGTCACTGGCTCGACGCGAGCATGATGTATTCTTCGGCGCTCTACGATGCGCCAACTGAGACGCTCGAGGCCGCGCAGCAGCGTCGGCTCGACCGGATCGTCGCCATGCTCGGGCTTTCCGGTGGCGAGCATGTTCTCGAGATCGGCTGCGGCTGGGGCGCGCTCGCCGAGCGGCTCGCCCGTGAAGGCTGCCGGGTGACGGCCATCACGCTGTCGCCAGCGCAGCTCGAGGCGGCGCGGCAGCGCGTCACCGCCGCGGGCCTCGCCAGCCGTGTCGAACTGCGGCTTCAGGACTACCGCGACATTTCAGGCCAGTTCGACCGCATCGTTTCGATCGAGATGATCGAGGCGGTGGGGCGCGCCTACTGGCCATCCTACTTCGCGACACTCAGCCGCTCGTTGCGGCCCGGCGGCTGCGTCGTCCTGCAGGCGATCGCGATCGACGATGCGTTGTTCGAGGGCTACCAGCAGGGCACCGATTTCATTCAACGCTACATCTTCCCCGGCGGCTGCCTCCCATCGGTTCCGGTGCTGAAGAGCAGCGCTGACGCAGCCCGCCTCGCCTGGGCCGAACAGCTCCAGTTCGGCGACAGCTACGCCCTGACACTGAAGGATTGGCGCCGGCGCTTCCTGGAGCGCTGGACCGAGATCGCGCCGCTCGGGTTCGACGAGCCGTTCCGCCGGCTTTGGGAGTTCTATCTCTGCTACTGCGAGGCAGGCTTCCGCGCCCGGACGATCGACGTCAGCCTGATCGCCCTGCGGGGCCGCTAA
- a CDS encoding DUF1365 family protein: MSWQSALYVGRVRHHRFRPRPHELDYRVFWMLLDLDEIDRLSATLRLFSRNRSNLYTFQDRDYGDRSGRQLKPQIEAALADAGIAHDGGPIRLLTMPRILGYAFNPLSTYFCYRRDGSLCATVYEVHNTFGEVHSYVAPAGAAGGTLRQEADKVFHVSPFMGLDMRYAFTVKAPGQRVSIAIDGHDAGGRLITAVLSGKRMTLGDAALLRLLATHPLLTAKVTAAIHWHALRLLAKRIRWQPHPAPPLRPSSLGRAVTPDAKGPMQP, translated from the coding sequence ATGAGCTGGCAGTCCGCCCTTTATGTCGGCCGGGTGCGGCACCATCGGTTCCGTCCCCGACCACACGAACTGGACTACCGCGTCTTCTGGATGCTGCTTGATCTCGACGAGATCGATCGTCTTTCCGCGACGCTCAGGCTGTTCTCCCGCAATCGCTCCAATCTCTACACCTTTCAGGATCGAGACTACGGGGATCGCAGCGGCCGGCAGCTCAAGCCGCAGATCGAGGCAGCCCTCGCCGATGCCGGGATCGCCCACGATGGCGGCCCGATCCGACTGCTGACCATGCCGCGCATCCTCGGCTACGCGTTCAATCCGCTCAGTACCTATTTCTGCTACCGCCGCGACGGCAGCCTCTGCGCCACCGTCTACGAAGTGCATAACACCTTTGGCGAAGTCCACAGCTATGTCGCGCCCGCCGGCGCGGCTGGAGGCACGCTTCGGCAGGAGGCTGACAAGGTCTTCCATGTCTCGCCGTTCATGGGGCTCGACATGCGGTATGCCTTCACGGTCAAAGCGCCCGGGCAGCGCGTTTCCATCGCCATCGATGGCCATGACGCCGGGGGGAGGCTGATCACGGCGGTGCTGAGCGGCAAAAGGATGACGCTGGGCGATGCCGCCCTCCTCCGACTGCTTGCTACGCATCCGCTCCTCACAGCGAAGGTCACCGCCGCCATCCATTGGCACGCGCTGCGGCTGCTGGCGAAGCGAATCCGCTGGCAGCCTCATCCAGCGCCGCCGCTGCGCCCGTCGAGCCTTGGCAGAGCCGTGACACCCGATGCGAAAGGACCGATGCAGCCATGA
- a CDS encoding FAD-dependent oxidoreductase has product MKQAQGKAMKIAVVGAGISGLSAAWLLSQKHHVVLFEAAPRLGGHANTVCVAGNGGETAVDTGFIVYNEATYPNFVALMDHLRVTTQPTEMSFAVSLEGGRLEYSGTNIAGLFAQRSNLVRPRFWAMLQDIKRFYRNASRDTIAGVGANVSLGDYIAAGGYGAAFRDDHLLPMAAAIWSAPCSEILSYPAAAFLRFHHNHGLLQLTDRPVWRTVSGGSAIYVEKLRKAFAGEIRTGVPVTQVLRGNGEVLLSGDGWSEVFDNVVFATHADQTLTMLADPDPAEVDALAAFRYSRNRAVLHGDSTLMPKRRRAWASWNHIGDRAAPDAACAVTYWMNRLQGLPEEQPFFVTLNPPDTLRSQTILHEESYEHPLFDAAALRAQSRLWSLQGNRHSWFCGAYFGSGFHEDGLQAGLAVAEALGGVRRPWRVGDESGRIPSPAVTEQAA; this is encoded by the coding sequence ATGAAGCAGGCGCAGGGAAAGGCGATGAAGATCGCTGTGGTCGGTGCCGGCATCTCTGGTCTGTCGGCAGCATGGCTGTTATCGCAAAAGCATCATGTGGTGCTGTTCGAGGCGGCGCCTCGCCTCGGTGGGCATGCGAACACGGTTTGCGTCGCTGGTAACGGCGGTGAGACGGCCGTCGATACTGGCTTCATCGTGTACAACGAAGCGACCTATCCGAATTTCGTCGCCCTGATGGACCATCTCCGCGTCACCACCCAGCCGACCGAGATGTCATTCGCCGTCTCACTCGAGGGCGGCCGTCTCGAATACAGCGGCACTAACATCGCCGGCCTTTTCGCGCAGCGCAGCAATCTGGTGCGCCCGCGCTTCTGGGCGATGCTGCAGGACATAAAGCGCTTTTACCGGAACGCGTCGCGGGACACGATCGCGGGCGTGGGGGCGAATGTTTCGCTCGGTGACTATATCGCCGCCGGTGGCTATGGCGCCGCCTTCCGTGACGACCACCTCCTGCCGATGGCTGCAGCGATCTGGTCGGCACCCTGTTCGGAAATTCTATCCTATCCCGCGGCCGCCTTCCTGCGCTTCCATCACAATCACGGGCTGCTCCAGCTCACCGACAGGCCGGTGTGGCGTACCGTGTCAGGAGGCAGCGCCATCTATGTGGAAAAGCTGCGAAAGGCCTTCGCGGGTGAGATCAGAACCGGCGTGCCGGTGACGCAGGTCCTGCGTGGCAACGGCGAGGTCTTGCTCTCCGGCGACGGCTGGAGCGAGGTTTTCGACAACGTCGTCTTTGCCACGCATGCCGACCAAACGCTCACGATGCTCGCTGACCCGGACCCGGCCGAGGTCGATGCGCTCGCCGCTTTCCGCTACAGCCGCAACCGCGCGGTTCTGCATGGCGATTCGACCCTGATGCCGAAGCGCCGTCGCGCCTGGGCCAGCTGGAACCATATCGGCGACCGAGCCGCGCCAGACGCCGCCTGCGCGGTGACCTACTGGATGAACCGGCTTCAAGGCTTGCCTGAAGAGCAGCCATTCTTCGTCACGCTCAACCCGCCCGATACACTGCGTTCCCAGACCATTCTCCACGAGGAGAGCTACGAGCATCCGCTGTTCGATGCAGCGGCCCTCCGCGCACAATCGCGGCTCTGGTCCTTACAGGGCAACCGGCACAGCTGGTTCTGCGGAGCCTATTTCGGATCGGGCTTCCATGAGGACGGACTGCAAGCAGGGCTCGCGGTCGCCGAGGCGCTTGGCGGCGTGCGTCGGCCCTGGCGGGTTGGCGACGAATCCGGGCGCATTCCAAGCCCTGCCGTGACGGAGCAGGCCGCATGA
- a CDS encoding DUF2147 domain-containing protein — MTRLLLAFALSSISIGCAAAGDLDGTWLRDDGNARVRIAPCGDKICATNLWIGDTSKGEAIGDRLIMTLARQSDGTFSGNAYDPKRDWTYAITITVTGDALVTRGCILGRLLCRDVTWRALD; from the coding sequence ATGACGCGCCTTTTGCTTGCATTCGCCTTGAGCTCAATCTCGATAGGCTGCGCTGCGGCCGGCGATCTCGACGGAACGTGGCTGCGCGACGACGGCAATGCGCGGGTGCGTATCGCGCCCTGCGGCGACAAGATCTGCGCGACCAATCTCTGGATCGGCGACACCAGCAAGGGCGAGGCTATCGGCGACAGGCTCATCATGACCCTGGCGCGCCAGTCCGACGGGACTTTCTCCGGCAACGCCTATGACCCGAAGCGCGATTGGACCTACGCGATCACGATAACGGTGACAGGCGATGCGCTGGTGACGCGCGGCTGCATCCTCGGGCGGTTGCTCTGTCGCGACGTAACCTGGAGAGCGCTGGACTGA
- a CDS encoding sigma-70 family RNA polymerase sigma factor, whose amino-acid sequence MSRARTVPRGGPFVALIDPNALIVAIARSGDREAFAELFDHFAPRVKGMLMRGGASAELAEEIAQETLLAVWRKAALFDASKASASTWIATIARNLRIDVARRETRSRLSQIYEILEEETPEQPDATLFDAERDERVRAAMTQLSPDQYRVVELAFLEGFSHRDVADRLAIPLGTVKSRLRLALAHLRGRLEDLR is encoded by the coding sequence ATGAGCAGGGCGAGAACCGTCCCGCGAGGAGGACCGTTCGTCGCCTTGATCGACCCCAACGCATTGATCGTCGCGATTGCGCGCTCGGGCGACCGGGAAGCTTTTGCCGAGTTGTTCGACCATTTCGCGCCGCGGGTGAAGGGGATGCTGATGCGCGGCGGAGCCTCAGCCGAACTGGCTGAGGAGATCGCGCAGGAAACCCTGCTGGCGGTCTGGCGCAAGGCGGCGCTGTTCGACGCCAGCAAGGCGAGCGCCTCGACCTGGATCGCCACGATCGCTCGCAATCTGCGCATCGATGTCGCTCGCCGCGAAACGCGCTCGCGGTTGTCACAGATCTACGAGATCCTGGAGGAAGAAACCCCAGAGCAACCCGATGCGACGCTCTTCGACGCTGAACGCGACGAGCGCGTCAGGGCGGCGATGACCCAGCTTTCTCCCGATCAGTACCGTGTGGTCGAGCTTGCCTTCCTGGAAGGCTTCAGCCACCGCGATGTCGCCGATCGCCTTGCCATACCGCTGGGCACTGTGAAGTCCCGTCTGCGCCTCGCATTGGCGCATCTGCGCGGCCGGCTGGAGGATCTGCGATGA
- a CDS encoding ChrR family anti-sigma-E factor: MSTSHRPSDETLAAFAAGQLDEGLALVVACHVEAEPESRRRLRELQAISGALLDAIEPVALTSGLPDIGAVTRDAPLTASVTLARDAGLPRVLRPYGLGPWRPVGVRIAMRRVEVPGAESRVFMLRGGPGIALPHHKHSGLEWTTILNGAYTHEYGRYAAGDFDEAQSEHEHTPRVDPAEGCTCIVALTGKVILQGWLGRLLQPLVRF; the protein is encoded by the coding sequence ATGAGCACCTCGCATCGCCCGTCCGACGAGACGCTCGCCGCCTTTGCCGCGGGACAACTCGATGAGGGACTTGCCCTGGTGGTCGCCTGTCATGTCGAGGCGGAGCCGGAGAGCCGCCGACGCCTGCGGGAACTGCAGGCGATAAGCGGCGCGTTGCTTGACGCCATCGAGCCGGTCGCCCTGACCTCCGGCTTGCCCGATATCGGGGCCGTGACGCGGGACGCCCCGCTGACCGCAAGCGTGACCCTGGCTCGTGACGCGGGGTTGCCCCGGGTCTTGCGTCCCTATGGCCTCGGCCCCTGGCGGCCGGTCGGGGTCCGCATCGCGATGAGACGCGTGGAGGTTCCAGGCGCCGAGTCGCGGGTCTTCATGTTGCGCGGCGGCCCGGGCATCGCCCTGCCGCACCACAAGCATAGCGGCCTCGAATGGACCACGATCCTCAACGGCGCGTATACCCATGAATATGGCCGCTACGCGGCCGGTGATTTCGACGAGGCCCAATCCGAGCACGAGCATACGCCGCGCGTCGATCCCGCAGAAGGTTGCACCTGTATCGTCGCTTTGACGGGCAAGGTGATTCTTCAAGGGTGGCTTGGGCGGCTGCTTCAGCCGCTGGTGCGGTTTTGA